The following nucleotide sequence is from Sulfurospirillum arsenophilum NBRC 109478.
CTTCCGATCAGAATTTTTGAGGCAGGAAAATATGCCAAAATAGCGTTTGACCCTAGAAAAGATGACTTGGAAATTTTTATTCAAAAAATATACTTTACATTTTACAAGTCTTCCGTATATCACTCAGGTCTTTTATCTATTTTACAATTGCAACATAATACCCATGAGCATTACCTTGAAGATATTGCACAGCCAAGTGACTTCTTGGTTTATCTTGGTAAGGCTTAAAAAAGTACACACTTCCTGCGTGATCCATCTACAAAGCACTTTTTGTTCACTCTTTCATGAGCGCTTATCCTAATCTTTTGTTTGGAATCGTTAATAAGTTCCGAACAAAAGGAGATTTGCATGTTAGATATGCAACGAAGAAAAGCGATGAAAACATTTGCTTTACTTGGTAGTGGAATGGCATTGTTTCCAACACTGGAAGCACAAGCTAAAATGCTTGAAAAGGATGTTCCACAATGGGATGAAGAGTTTGATGCTCTTGTCATTGGCAGTGGTTTTGCTGGCAGTGCAGCAATGGTATCTATGATGGATAATGGGCTTAAAAATGTCCTCATGATCGATAAAATGCCTTACCTTGGTGGAAATTCTTCAATCAGTGGTGGGTCGTTTGCAATCTCTGGAACCTATATTCAAAAGCAAGATGGTATCGAAGATAGTCCTGAATTGCATATCAAAGATACACTCAAAAGTGGTAAAAGCCTGAACGACCTTGAGTTAGTCCATATTATGGCATATGAAGGGCTTGATTCATTTAATTGGTTAACGGATAATGGTGTTAAATGGAAATGGGTCAGTCAAAGCGGTGGACACAGTGTTCCAAGAAGTCATTCAGCAGGGGCTGGTTCTTTCATTGTTCGTCCACTTCAAAAGCGTATTAGAGAAATGGGTGGAAAAATTCGTATGCGTATCATTATGGATGAAATTGTTTACAATGACAAAGGGCATGTTGTTGGCATAAAAGTACGTGAGAAATATGAATTTAAATTTGATCGTGATTTTGATGAAAATGACAATACTACAGGCATTACAAAATATTACAGAGCTAATGCAGGAATTATTTTAGCCACAGGTGGCTGGGGATCTGATAAAAAATTTAGACAACAAATGGATCCTAAACTGACACCTACTATGCTAACAACCAACCATATGGGTGCAA
It contains:
- a CDS encoding flavocytochrome c — encoded protein: MLDMQRRKAMKTFALLGSGMALFPTLEAQAKMLEKDVPQWDEEFDALVIGSGFAGSAAMVSMMDNGLKNVLMIDKMPYLGGNSSISGGSFAISGTYIQKQDGIEDSPELHIKDTLKSGKSLNDLELVHIMAYEGLDSFNWLTDNGVKWKWVSQSGGHSVPRSHSAGAGSFIVRPLQKRIREMGGKIRMRIIMDEIVYNDKGHVVGIKVREKYEFKFDRDFDENDNTTGITKYYRANAGIILATGGWGSDKKFRQQMDPKLTPTMLTTNHMGATGYTIQKLIQDDLELVDMQYIQSMHVTSADEGSFGFAYRFITRSYGYGMMVNPKTGRRFVNEITDRKNGSDAIMAMNEGGINHPILFMDSVGAKTVDIADLQRGMEADAIWQFETLDEMIAKFNINKEPFLDELKKFNEYIKAGKDPDFGRVFQKYKGQTINIEKPPFFAARPGPKIHHCMGGLKTTPQCLVFHKGGYTVPGLFACGEVTGGRHGYNRLGSNAVLECVLFGRKAGKSIADRYKQIVRS